A genomic window from Silene latifolia isolate original U9 population chromosome Y, ASM4854445v1, whole genome shotgun sequence includes:
- the LOC141628298 gene encoding uncharacterized protein LOC141628298 — translation MEKMGISMIRKGDTIGDLTIEPKLYEEIRKKQEEDARVARWREAVGEAMVEGGKKRFHMGSDGGLRFTGRWCVPDDEELKRMILTEAHSTPYSVHPGGDKLYKDLKKTFWWPKMKKEVAEFVARCLVCQRVKGEHKRPQGKVQSLDVPEWKWESISMDFTVGLPKTQRGNNMIWVIVDRLTKSTHFIPMKDTWSKAELAKSYVKNVVKLLGVPKDIVSDRDSRADAVVLGPEMIQEMVEQVHIIRQKMRAAQDRQKSYADLKRSDIEFAVGDKVLVKVSPIRGVMRKYVSDPTHVLEPEHVELDEQLSYVEEPKEILDRRVRLH, via the exons ATGGAAAAGATGGGCATTTCTATGATCAGGAAAGGAGATACAATTGGAGATTTGACCATTGAGCCAAAGTTGTATGAAGAGATCAGGAAAAAGCAAGAAGAAGATGCGAGAGTGGCGCGGTGGAGAGAGGCCGTGGGTGAGGCCATGGTGGAAGGCGGGAAGAAGCGGTTTCACATGGGTAGTGATGGTGGTTTGAGGTTTactgggagatggtgtgtacccgatgatgaagaattaaaaagAATGATTTTAACTGAAGCTCATTCTACTCCATATTCTGTTCATCCTGGAGGAGATaaattatataaagatttgaagaagactttttggtggcctaaaATGAAGAAAGAGGTTGCTGAGTTCGTTGCTAGATGTTTGGTTTGTCAAAGAGTGAAGGGAGAGCATAAGAGACCACAAGGTAAAGTTCAGTCCTTGGATGTGCCTGAAtggaagtgggaaagcatttcGATGGATTTCACTGTGGGGTTGCCTAAGACTCAGAGAggaaataacatgatatgggttattgtGGATCGATTGACTAAGTCAACTCACTtcattcctatgaaagatacttggagtaaagctgagttggcTAAATCTTATGTCAAAAATGTGGTGAAGCTTCTTGGTGTGCCAAAGGATattgtttctgatcgtgattcAAG GGCCGATGCAGTTGTGTTGGGACCTGAGATGATACAGGAAATGGTGGAGCAAGTGCACATTATTCGTCAAAAGATGCGTGCAGCGCAAGATAGACAGAAGAGCTATGCAGATTTGAAAAGGAGTGATATAGAGTTTGCTGTGGGAGATAAGGTGTTGGTTAAAGTGTCTCCTATAAGAGGtgtgatgag gaagtatgtgagtgatcctactcATGTGCTGGAGCCTGAGCATGTTGAGCTTGATGAGCAGTTGTCTTATGTTGAAGAGCCTAAGGAAATCTTGGATAGGAGAGTGAGGCTGCATTAG